In Acholeplasma equirhinis, the following proteins share a genomic window:
- a CDS encoding elongation factor G has product MKDYRTDALRNIALLGHQGSGKTTLVESLLYVSGVISKKGEVEKKNTKSDFLSEEQAKGSSMQTSLIPVEFNDCKLNFLDVPGNDELIGELYHALEVVKGAVILIDATKGVEVGTEMVWAEIRKHHIPAVLFINKMDKENINYENLLEDIRQKLGKRAVPFTYPIGRKEDFEGFVNVVEMKARIYDGEKCVDAEIWEEKMPKVNALREMIMESVAETSEELLDKYLGGEEISLDEVKGALHNSIINGELTPVLVGSSLKNIGMETMLKMLIDFSPSPDELKELEATNLQTSQKVSIKTVSEAPFSGFIFKVMVDPFIGTLSFIKINSGTLKNGDEVYHSGSDSVIKINGLMTLLGKDQIPVEKANAGDIVVLTKVEQFRTDDTISDPKNRIVFDKVPMPTPVIYKAIIPHNEKDEDKISMALTKLNIEDPTFDIQRNKETGQLLIGGYGLSHIGYIVERMKNMYKVGIDYEDQKIVYRETIKRKGEGEGKHKKQSGGAGQFGHVYIRFEPTEQDFEFGSEVVGGAVPKGYFPAVEKGLLKSFEKGPLAGFPVIKVKATLFDGSYHDVDSNEISFVLAADLAWKAALEKVQPTILEPILKLTIKVKEAYVGDVMGDMNKRRGRILGMDQQDGYTIITAEAPEAEVVSYSIDLKAMTQGSGRFEREFIRYDEVPAQIIPKIVEQYKK; this is encoded by the coding sequence ATGAAGGACTATAGAACGGATGCCCTTCGAAACATCGCACTTCTCGGACACCAAGGTAGTGGTAAAACTACACTTGTCGAAAGTCTACTCTATGTTTCGGGGGTAATTAGTAAAAAAGGAGAAGTCGAAAAGAAGAATACCAAGTCTGATTTTTTATCTGAAGAACAGGCTAAGGGATCTTCTATGCAAACATCTTTAATACCTGTAGAATTCAATGACTGCAAACTTAACTTCTTAGATGTGCCTGGTAACGATGAACTCATCGGTGAGCTCTATCATGCACTCGAAGTTGTTAAAGGTGCAGTCATTTTAATTGATGCAACCAAAGGGGTTGAAGTAGGTACTGAAATGGTATGGGCTGAAATTAGAAAACACCACATTCCAGCAGTATTATTCATCAATAAGATGGATAAAGAAAATATTAACTACGAAAACTTACTTGAAGATATTCGCCAAAAATTAGGTAAACGTGCAGTTCCATTTACTTATCCAATTGGACGAAAAGAAGATTTTGAAGGATTCGTTAACGTTGTCGAAATGAAAGCAAGAATCTATGATGGTGAAAAATGCGTCGATGCTGAAATTTGGGAAGAAAAAATGCCTAAAGTGAATGCACTTCGTGAAATGATCATGGAATCTGTTGCTGAAACCTCAGAAGAATTACTAGATAAATATTTAGGTGGTGAAGAAATTTCACTTGATGAAGTGAAAGGTGCACTTCATAATTCAATTATTAATGGTGAATTAACACCAGTATTAGTCGGATCTTCACTTAAGAATATTGGTATGGAAACCATGCTTAAGATGTTAATTGACTTTTCACCATCACCAGATGAATTAAAAGAATTAGAAGCTACGAATCTTCAAACCTCACAAAAAGTATCAATTAAAACAGTAAGTGAAGCACCATTTAGTGGGTTCATTTTTAAAGTCATGGTTGACCCATTCATTGGCACACTTTCATTTATCAAAATCAATTCAGGTACTTTAAAGAATGGCGATGAAGTTTATCATTCTGGCAGTGACTCTGTGATTAAAATCAATGGTTTGATGACTTTACTTGGTAAAGATCAAATTCCAGTTGAAAAAGCCAATGCCGGTGATATTGTTGTCTTAACTAAAGTTGAACAATTTAGAACAGATGATACAATTTCTGATCCTAAAAATCGAATTGTATTTGATAAAGTACCAATGCCAACACCTGTCATCTATAAGGCAATTATTCCACATAATGAAAAAGACGAAGATAAAATTTCAATGGCTTTAACTAAGTTAAACATTGAAGATCCTACTTTTGATATCCAAAGAAATAAAGAAACAGGCCAACTTTTAATTGGTGGATATGGTTTATCTCATATCGGATATATTGTTGAAAGAATGAAAAACATGTATAAAGTTGGTATCGATTATGAGGATCAAAAGATCGTTTACAGAGAAACCATTAAACGTAAAGGTGAAGGTGAAGGTAAACATAAAAAACAATCTGGTGGAGCAGGCCAATTTGGTCATGTTTATATTAGATTTGAACCAACTGAACAAGATTTTGAGTTTGGATCTGAAGTTGTTGGTGGTGCAGTTCCTAAAGGTTATTTCCCAGCAGTTGAAAAAGGTTTATTAAAATCTTTTGAGAAAGGTCCTTTAGCAGGGTTCCCTGTTATTAAGGTTAAAGCAACCTTATTTGATGGTTCTTATCATGATGTTGATAGTAATGAAATTTCATTCGTACTCGCTGCTGATCTTGCATGGAAAGCAGCATTAGAAAAAGTTCAACCAACGATTTTAGAACCGATTCTTAAATTAACAATTAAAGTAAAAGAAGCTTATGTTGGAGATGTCATGGGGGATATGAACAAACGCCGTGGACGTATCCTAGGTATGGACCAACAAGATGGTTACACAATTATTACTGCTGAAGCACCTGAAGCTGAGGTTGTTTCATATTCAATTGATCTAAAAGCAATGACCCAAGGTTCTGGTAGATTTGAACGTGAATTCATTCGTTATGATGAAGTACCTGCTCAAATTATTCCAAAAATAGTCGAACAATATAAAAAGTAA
- the yidD gene encoding membrane protein insertion efficiency factor YidD, translating to MKKLAIKAIRWYQKNLSGGKMHKCRHNPTCSNYAIEAYEKHNFVYASFLTTRRILTCNPLFKPKYDPVPEPKRKKNLKDLETKID from the coding sequence ATGAAAAAATTAGCTATCAAAGCCATTCGTTGGTACCAAAAAAATTTATCAGGTGGTAAAATGCACAAGTGCCGACACAATCCAACTTGTAGCAATTACGCCATTGAAGCTTACGAAAAACATAACTTTGTTTATGCTTCTTTTTTAACGACTAGACGTATCCTAACTTGCAATCCTTTATTCAAACCAAAATACGATCCGGTTCCAGAACCAAAACGCAAAAAGAACTTAAAAGATTTAGAAACCAAAATAGATTAG
- the proS gene encoding proline--tRNA ligase → MSKDKKLVESITSRDVDFSQWYTDLCLKAELMDYSDAKGFIIYRPLGYAIWENIQSYLDKKFKQTGHQNVYMPMLIPESLFKIEKEHVEGFAPEVAMVTTTGVEDLAERLLIRPTSEVLFGTHYAKIVKSHRDLPKLYNQWCSVVRWEKTTRPFLRGKEFLWQEGHTVHSTAEEAKAETLKMLDIYEKLGKELLAIPFVTGRKTEKEKFAGALETYSIEALMHDGQALQSGTSHYFGQEFAKAFGIKFTNTNNELELAYQTSWGVSTRLIGAVIMVHGDDEGLVLPPYLAPTQVVIIPIAANEEVTATANKLKADLEARGIRVSLDDSKKSPGWKFAEYEMKGVPLRIEVGPRDLEQGNVQVVFRHTREKSLLAVEDVLEFVEPAMAKMHEEMYQNAVKHVESHTFTAKSYDEFKSYLKQGGYIKMSVSGQDAEIQIKAETGATARVIVNEPLVTETCPVTGNPATTTILFARAY, encoded by the coding sequence ATGAGTAAAGACAAGAAATTAGTTGAAAGCATTACATCTCGCGACGTTGATTTCTCCCAATGGTATACAGACCTTTGTTTAAAAGCAGAATTAATGGATTATTCAGATGCAAAAGGCTTTATTATTTATCGCCCACTCGGTTATGCAATTTGGGAAAACATTCAAAGTTACTTAGATAAAAAATTCAAACAAACTGGACATCAAAATGTTTACATGCCGATGTTAATTCCAGAATCATTATTCAAAATTGAAAAAGAACACGTTGAAGGTTTCGCACCTGAAGTTGCCATGGTTACAACAACCGGTGTTGAAGATCTTGCTGAAAGATTATTGATTAGACCAACATCTGAAGTACTATTTGGTACACACTATGCGAAGATTGTTAAATCACATAGAGATTTACCAAAACTTTACAATCAATGGTGTTCAGTTGTTCGTTGGGAAAAGACAACACGTCCATTCTTAAGAGGTAAAGAATTCTTATGGCAAGAAGGACATACAGTCCATTCAACTGCTGAAGAAGCTAAAGCTGAAACATTAAAAATGTTAGATATCTATGAAAAATTAGGTAAAGAGCTTTTAGCAATTCCATTTGTTACAGGTAGAAAAACTGAAAAAGAAAAATTTGCTGGTGCTCTTGAAACTTATTCAATTGAAGCATTAATGCATGATGGACAAGCTTTACAATCAGGTACATCACACTATTTTGGTCAAGAATTTGCTAAAGCATTTGGCATTAAGTTTACAAATACCAACAATGAATTGGAACTTGCTTACCAAACTTCATGGGGTGTATCAACAAGATTAATCGGTGCAGTCATTATGGTTCATGGTGATGATGAAGGTTTAGTCTTACCACCATACCTTGCTCCAACTCAAGTCGTAATTATTCCTATTGCAGCAAATGAAGAAGTTACCGCCACTGCTAATAAATTGAAAGCAGATTTAGAAGCGCGCGGTATCAGAGTTTCACTTGATGATTCTAAGAAGTCACCAGGTTGGAAATTTGCTGAGTATGAAATGAAAGGTGTACCACTTCGTATTGAAGTTGGCCCACGTGACCTAGAACAAGGTAATGTTCAAGTTGTCTTCCGTCATACAAGAGAAAAATCATTACTTGCAGTAGAAGATGTATTAGAATTTGTAGAACCAGCGATGGCTAAGATGCATGAAGAAATGTATCAAAATGCAGTTAAGCATGTAGAATCACACACCTTTACTGCTAAATCATATGATGAATTTAAATCATATTTAAAACAAGGGGGCTACATTAAAATGTCAGTATCTGGTCAAGATGCTGAAATTCAAATCAAAGCAGAAACCGGTGCAACTGCACGTGTTATTGTCAATGAACCACTTGTTACAGAGACTTGTCCAGTGACAGGTAACCCTGCAACTACAACAATTCTTTTTGCAAGAGCATATTAA
- a CDS encoding S1-like domain-containing RNA-binding protein, whose product MALMIGKINTLKVDRKTDIAYSLKDEKGEEVFLHVNESGREELKKGSLVEAFLYYDAKGRLAATLSRPKITVGDPGELEVVSVSPNLGVFLDLGISKDVLLSKDDLPKDESLWPQVGDKVYVDLKIKTRMTARLVPPQEFRVVLGNLEIGEEIEGFVQGIGNIGYFILTAPGNIILVKKSNTRHSYRLGEPVSVKVTYETKQGYEGSLSKFKEEVRLDDSNMILEYLESHGGVMPYTADTESELVVETFGLSRKAFKRALGLLYKKRKINFKDGKTYLVKENE is encoded by the coding sequence ATGGCATTAATGATTGGTAAGATCAATACCTTAAAAGTTGATCGTAAAACAGATATCGCATACAGTTTAAAGGATGAGAAAGGTGAAGAAGTCTTTCTTCATGTCAATGAATCCGGACGCGAAGAATTAAAGAAAGGCAGCTTAGTTGAGGCTTTTTTATACTATGATGCGAAAGGTAGACTTGCAGCAACATTAAGCAGACCAAAAATCACTGTTGGAGACCCCGGTGAGTTAGAGGTTGTTTCAGTTAGCCCTAATTTAGGTGTGTTTCTTGATTTAGGTATTTCAAAAGATGTACTTTTATCTAAGGATGATTTACCTAAAGATGAATCTTTATGGCCACAAGTTGGTGATAAAGTTTATGTTGACTTAAAAATTAAAACTAGAATGACAGCAAGACTTGTTCCGCCACAAGAATTCCGTGTGGTATTAGGCAACCTTGAAATTGGTGAAGAAATTGAAGGTTTTGTGCAAGGTATTGGTAATATTGGATACTTTATACTAACTGCGCCAGGTAACATTATTTTAGTTAAAAAATCAAACACAAGACATTCATATCGCTTAGGGGAACCAGTTTCTGTTAAAGTAACTTATGAAACTAAACAAGGTTATGAAGGTAGTTTAAGTAAATTTAAAGAAGAAGTGCGTTTAGATGATTCGAATATGATTTTAGAATATTTAGAATCACATGGTGGGGTTATGCCTTATACTGCTGATACTGAAAGTGAACTCGTTGTAGAAACTTTTGGTTTATCTAGAAAAGCATTTAAACGTGCACTTGGCTTATTATATAAAAAACGCAAAATTAATTTTAAAGACGGAAAGACATATTTGGTGAAAGAAAATGAGTAA
- a CDS encoding Fic family protein gives MNHDLLEVDRLHFNELRESVGEEKFNRLLNEFVKKFVYESITIDGKNALSFEDCSNLLEKKVIVTSLPEREQKEALNYLNAFSHVFKLCVSRRRLDEEILKDLHEMLVEGIFVGGHYRKVNIQLPGSMHQPPDYVKVYDRMAKFFYDLEHFKGTALQKGAFAHATIFKIYPFLEGNGRLARLVLNYILIFDGYMPFSIPVDQKDLYLQHLDTFKVEKDISPFVNYIYTLLLDSYEKYIDYLEN, from the coding sequence ATGAATCATGATCTCTTGGAAGTAGATAGATTACATTTTAATGAATTGCGTGAATCAGTAGGCGAAGAAAAGTTTAATCGTTTACTAAACGAATTTGTTAAAAAGTTTGTCTATGAATCCATTACAATTGACGGGAAAAATGCTTTATCTTTTGAAGATTGTTCTAATCTCTTAGAAAAGAAAGTAATTGTGACATCTCTGCCTGAACGTGAACAAAAAGAAGCGTTAAATTATCTAAACGCATTCTCACATGTGTTTAAACTGTGTGTTTCAAGAAGAAGACTTGACGAAGAAATATTAAAAGACTTACATGAAATGTTAGTTGAAGGTATTTTTGTTGGAGGTCATTACAGAAAAGTAAATATTCAATTACCTGGTTCAATGCATCAACCACCAGATTATGTAAAAGTTTACGATCGAATGGCTAAATTCTTTTATGACCTTGAACATTTTAAAGGTACTGCACTTCAAAAAGGTGCATTTGCACATGCAACGATCTTTAAAATATATCCATTCTTAGAAGGTAATGGACGACTTGCAAGACTCGTTTTAAATTACATTCTAATCTTTGATGGGTATATGCCATTCTCAATTCCTGTTGATCAAAAAGATCTTTATTTACAACATTTAGACACCTTCAAAGTAGAGAAGGATATCTCACCATTTGTAAACTACATTTACACACTTTTACTTGATTCTTACGAAAAATATATTGATTATCTTGAAAACTAA
- a CDS encoding cold shock domain-containing protein, with protein sequence MKGTVKWFDAGKGYGFITAENGKDVFVHYSAIKADGYKSLAEGDAVEFEIKSSDRGDQAASVLKV encoded by the coding sequence ATGAAGGGTACTGTTAAATGGTTCGACGCAGGTAAAGGCTACGGCTTTATCACTGCTGAAAACGGTAAAGATGTATTTGTTCACTATTCAGCAATCAAAGCTGATGGCTACAAATCATTAGCAGAAGGCGATGCGGTTGAATTTGAAATCAAATCAAGCGACCGTGGCGATCAAGCTGCAAGCGTATTAAAAGTTTAA
- a CDS encoding MFS transporter, which produces MDNWKKQVTTFLISQVVSLMGSMLVMYTIMWYVTLGTQSGSMMTIMVLCSFIPALIFAPFAGVWADRLNRKALMIVADLGIAAVTLVIAILFMFGIRDLWIIFVVSVIRSIGQAVHSPAVSAVYPQIVPEDKLLKVQSINQSIQSSSMVLMPMLAGLLFATVPIEYILLVDVVTAAIAVFILVTYVKIPKHKAELENVKIEYMKDIKSGIKYAFNHKFVLSLLIFGALFMFLVAAPSFLTYLQVARVFGAEEWRLAVLETLFGLGMVLGSLFITFWGGFKNRLKTFFMAYAVIGIGTALLGIPFDFWFYIGAWSLIGFFISISNPILPTLIQEKVEPEYLGRVFSVFGLISQTSMPLGMLLFGPLSDFTDVSLIILIAGICMILLALFPYTRKKLMAEGLPKVKPQELEITQE; this is translated from the coding sequence ATGGACAACTGGAAAAAACAGGTAACGACCTTTCTAATTAGCCAAGTCGTTTCTCTGATGGGATCAATGCTCGTAATGTATACAATCATGTGGTATGTTACATTAGGCACTCAATCAGGAAGTATGATGACAATCATGGTTTTATGTTCATTTATACCTGCATTAATATTTGCACCATTCGCTGGTGTTTGGGCAGATAGACTCAATAGAAAAGCATTAATGATTGTTGCAGATTTAGGCATTGCTGCAGTCACGTTAGTGATCGCTATTCTATTTATGTTTGGTATTAGAGATTTATGGATTATCTTTGTGGTATCTGTTATACGCTCTATTGGACAAGCAGTCCATTCACCTGCAGTATCTGCAGTCTATCCACAAATTGTTCCAGAAGATAAACTTTTAAAGGTACAAAGTATCAATCAAAGTATTCAATCTTCATCAATGGTATTAATGCCAATGCTTGCAGGTCTTTTATTTGCGACAGTGCCAATTGAATACATTTTATTGGTTGATGTTGTTACCGCTGCAATTGCTGTCTTTATCTTAGTGACATATGTTAAGATTCCAAAACATAAAGCAGAACTTGAAAATGTCAAAATTGAATATATGAAAGATATTAAGAGTGGAATCAAATATGCATTTAACCATAAATTTGTTTTAAGTCTTTTAATCTTTGGTGCACTATTCATGTTCTTAGTTGCTGCACCGTCATTCTTGACCTATCTACAAGTTGCAAGAGTATTTGGTGCAGAAGAATGGCGATTAGCTGTTCTTGAAACACTATTTGGATTAGGTATGGTGTTAGGATCTTTATTCATTACCTTTTGGGGTGGTTTTAAAAACAGATTAAAGACATTCTTTATGGCATATGCTGTGATTGGGATAGGAACCGCACTTCTAGGTATTCCATTTGACTTTTGGTTCTACATTGGAGCATGGTCATTAATTGGTTTCTTTATTTCAATTTCAAATCCAATCCTACCTACATTAATTCAAGAAAAAGTTGAACCTGAATACTTAGGTAGAGTGTTCTCTGTCTTTGGATTGATCTCACAAACATCAATGCCACTTGGTATGTTACTTTTTGGTCCACTGTCAGATTTTACTGATGTTTCATTAATCATATTGATTGCAGGTATTTGTATGATATTACTCGCTCTCTTCCCATATACACGTAAGAAATTAATGGCTGAAGGATTACCTAAAGTTAAACCACAAGAATTAGAAATCACACAAGAATAA
- a CDS encoding DUF1697 domain-containing protein yields MIYVCLLRGINVGGKNKVEMKKLKSEMLTNGFQNVVTYINSGNIIFESEETDILKLQGQIHDLIINVFDVDSKTLVISKEQFVEVAEMIPPHFKNDDEFKADVLFYYQDMTQELIDTIPMKEGVDEAIYLKNAMIVGVSRKNQPKSGLIKIVGTKVYMHLTIRNVNTVRKIKELL; encoded by the coding sequence ATGATATATGTGTGTTTATTAAGAGGCATTAATGTTGGTGGTAAAAATAAAGTTGAAATGAAAAAATTAAAATCTGAGATGTTAACTAACGGATTTCAAAATGTTGTGACCTATATTAACTCGGGTAATATTATTTTTGAAAGTGAAGAAACAGATATTTTAAAACTCCAAGGTCAAATTCATGATCTTATAATAAATGTCTTTGATGTCGACAGTAAAACACTTGTTATTTCAAAAGAGCAATTTGTTGAAGTCGCAGAAATGATTCCACCACACTTTAAAAATGATGATGAATTTAAAGCAGATGTTTTGTTTTATTATCAGGATATGACGCAAGAATTAATAGATACAATTCCGATGAAAGAAGGCGTTGATGAAGCGATTTACCTTAAAAATGCAATGATCGTTGGAGTGAGTAGGAAGAACCAACCTAAAAGTGGTTTAATCAAAATCGTAGGAACAAAAGTTTATATGCATCTTACAATTAGAAATGTAAATACAGTAAGAAAGATTAAAGAGTTACTTTGA
- a CDS encoding SLC13 family permease, translating into MLIFAVILFVITYILFFVFSNHKHLIALGSALLFVLVGTMPIEGILAAVDWNIILMLFGIMGVVNLFIESGMPTLIADKLIEKSKNFKWTIIYLAMFAGLVSAFVDNVATVVIIAPIAIMICKKLNVSPVAPVIAIALSSNLEGAATLVGDTTAIILGSALNMTFFDFFWYLERPGLFFIIQIALVAFTAVLYYLFRKQNEPIDISLNGDKVKVKTFFPTVLLGAIIVSLVISSFIQSDFALLNGLICVAWFLVGLIYQSIRDKSVREVIPHIKEIDYQTLLILIGLFIIIESIGYAGVIDAIGQFFVSVSSGNLFLLYTLIVFISVIVSAFIDNIPYVATMLPIIAVVSTALGVDPTVLYFGLLSGATLGGNFTPIGASANIAALGILKKEGYTVSLKTYLKLSVPTTIVTVLTGYVLIWLTFGL; encoded by the coding sequence ATGTTGATTTTTGCTGTGATTTTATTTGTAATCACGTATATCTTATTCTTTGTGTTCTCTAACCATAAACATTTAATTGCACTTGGTTCTGCACTCTTATTTGTTTTAGTGGGAACAATGCCTATAGAAGGTATTTTAGCTGCTGTTGACTGGAATATTATCCTAATGTTATTTGGGATTATGGGAGTTGTCAATTTATTTATTGAATCTGGCATGCCTACTTTAATTGCTGATAAATTGATTGAAAAATCTAAAAATTTTAAGTGGACAATTATTTACTTAGCAATGTTTGCAGGATTAGTATCAGCATTTGTTGATAATGTTGCAACGGTTGTCATTATTGCACCGATTGCGATTATGATTTGTAAAAAATTAAATGTCTCACCCGTTGCACCAGTAATTGCAATTGCACTTTCATCAAATCTAGAAGGTGCAGCAACTTTAGTTGGTGATACTACAGCTATCATTTTAGGTAGTGCATTAAATATGACATTCTTTGATTTCTTTTGGTATTTAGAACGTCCAGGGTTATTTTTTATCATTCAAATTGCACTTGTTGCGTTTACCGCAGTTTTATATTATCTATTTAGAAAACAAAATGAACCAATTGATATTAGTTTAAATGGCGATAAAGTCAAAGTGAAAACTTTCTTTCCAACAGTCTTACTTGGAGCAATCATCGTTTCGCTTGTGATTTCATCATTTATTCAAAGCGATTTTGCTTTATTAAACGGACTAATTTGTGTTGCCTGGTTCTTAGTTGGTTTAATCTATCAATCAATTAGAGATAAATCAGTAAGAGAAGTGATCCCTCACATCAAAGAAATTGATTATCAAACACTTTTAATTTTGATTGGTTTATTCATTATTATTGAAAGTATCGGATATGCTGGTGTGATTGATGCAATTGGTCAATTCTTTGTCAGTGTTTCTAGTGGAAATCTATTCTTGTTATATACATTAATTGTCTTTATTTCAGTAATTGTTTCAGCATTTATTGATAACATTCCATATGTTGCAACCATGTTACCGATTATTGCTGTTGTATCAACTGCACTTGGTGTAGATCCAACTGTTCTATACTTTGGTTTATTAAGTGGAGCAACACTTGGAGGTAACTTCACACCAATCGGTGCATCGGCAAACATTGCTGCATTAGGTATATTAAAAAAAGAAGGTTATACAGTATCACTTAAAACCTATCTTAAACTTTCTGTACCAACAACAATTGTTACAGTCTTAACAGGTTATGTTCTGATTTGGTTAACGTTCGGTTTATAA
- a CDS encoding M50 family metallopeptidase, with the protein MKKIYKFLITIGIVLLAGFLIGYLNTLFTYEFIWANFQKGMSIYPFYIHILFMLLAIFFAILFHELGHFITFKKLGIDVKAMYVLCFGIVKINGKWKLKFIPKFLLLLGGIVIPDKIQIRNEAKEEEIIDKFKKVLIAGPNTSIIYGSTILIMFLGFFFTPFYALNGFLFSFNLLTLLMTILAVLSSKVSNGGIYGDYAAINAFNNDQMFRMVYLLQLVTLIERDEESLEYLWKKVIHLLSMHSQYRNRLYLNLVAHYMQEITFEQKIGCVTIENKLKNLENKFGNSEDSFMLYHFYIYYNQALGNFDKVEELLNKIPEKNFKVDKKVAEYYERLTNHLLKKKDESAYLNDPKNNYSSSVNWLYAPLELKNHLDDIK; encoded by the coding sequence ATGAAAAAGATTTATAAATTCTTAATTACAATTGGCATTGTTTTACTGGCAGGATTCTTAATAGGTTATTTAAACACCTTGTTTACATATGAATTTATATGGGCAAATTTTCAAAAGGGTATGAGTATCTACCCTTTTTATATACATATTCTATTTATGTTACTTGCAATATTTTTTGCAATACTTTTTCATGAACTTGGTCATTTCATAACTTTTAAAAAATTAGGTATTGATGTTAAAGCAATGTATGTACTTTGTTTCGGTATTGTAAAAATAAATGGAAAATGGAAATTAAAGTTTATTCCAAAGTTCTTACTTTTATTAGGTGGTATCGTAATACCTGATAAAATTCAAATTAGAAATGAAGCTAAAGAAGAAGAAATTATTGATAAGTTTAAAAAAGTCTTAATTGCAGGTCCGAATACATCAATCATTTATGGTAGCACCATTTTAATTATGTTCTTAGGATTCTTTTTCACACCTTTTTATGCATTGAATGGATTCTTATTCAGTTTTAATTTATTAACACTCCTCATGACCATTCTTGCAGTACTTTCTAGTAAAGTTTCAAATGGTGGTATTTACGGAGATTATGCAGCTATAAATGCATTTAATAATGATCAAATGTTTAGAATGGTATATCTATTACAATTGGTAACACTAATTGAAAGAGATGAAGAAAGTCTAGAGTATCTATGGAAGAAAGTGATTCATTTACTTTCTATGCATTCACAATATCGAAATAGACTATATTTAAACTTGGTTGCGCATTATATGCAAGAAATCACATTTGAACAAAAAATCGGATGTGTCACCATTGAAAACAAACTGAAGAATTTAGAGAACAAATTCGGTAATTCAGAAGATAGTTTTATGTTGTATCATTTCTATATTTACTATAATCAAGCATTAGGTAACTTTGATAAAGTGGAAGAATTACTGAATAAAATTCCGGAAAAGAATTTTAAAGTTGATAAAAAAGTTGCTGAGTATTATGAAAGATTAACAAATCATTTACTTAAAAAGAAAGACGAAAGTGCATATTTGAATGATCCGAAAAACAATTACTCAAGTTCAGTAAATTGGTTATATGCACCACTTGAATTAAAAAATCATTTAGATGATATAAAGTGA
- a CDS encoding alpha/beta hydrolase produces MIKHISIYSNILKMNRDLRIFIPDQIEGPYQVLYMHDGQNLFNDKDAAYGTSWRIGETLESMIHAAIMKPMMIVGIDNNSDRLIEYSPVDVKTIEDTLKIKFEKPYYGESYVDFIANELKPFIDQSFNTLKNKENTFIAGSSMGGVISLFAGLKYKNIFGRIGMLSNASWYNQQAYLNLINSIKPSADQRYFITVGSNESSKGDPKDGLIYIKTNEELADALRKYSNHIYFRVYEGAIHNESFWRIVSPEMLFFLTSTK; encoded by the coding sequence ATGATTAAACATATATCAATTTATTCAAATATTTTAAAAATGAATAGAGATTTAAGAATCTTTATACCTGATCAAATTGAAGGTCCATATCAAGTTTTATATATGCACGATGGGCAAAATCTTTTTAATGATAAGGACGCTGCATATGGCACTTCATGGCGAATTGGTGAGACATTAGAATCAATGATTCATGCAGCGATAATGAAACCAATGATGATTGTAGGGATCGATAATAATTCTGATCGATTAATTGAATATTCACCTGTTGATGTGAAAACTATCGAAGATACTTTAAAAATCAAATTTGAAAAACCTTATTATGGTGAATCTTATGTTGATTTTATAGCAAATGAACTCAAACCATTTATTGATCAATCTTTTAACACTTTAAAAAATAAAGAAAATACATTCATTGCAGGTAGTTCTATGGGTGGGGTCATAAGTTTATTCGCTGGACTAAAGTATAAAAATATCTTTGGTCGCATTGGTATGTTATCAAATGCTTCTTGGTACAATCAGCAAGCATATCTTAACTTAATCAATTCAATCAAACCATCAGCTGACCAAAGATACTTTATTACAGTTGGTTCAAATGAATCGTCTAAAGGTGATCCAAAAGATGGATTGATTTATATAAAAACTAATGAAGAGCTTGCTGATGCTTTAAGAAAATATTCAAATCATATTTATTTTAGAGTTTATGAAGGTGCTATACATAATGAATCCTTCTGGAGAATCGTATCCCCTGAAATGCTTTTTTTCTTAACTTCAACCAAATAG